The following proteins come from a genomic window of Chryseobacterium glaciei:
- a CDS encoding TetR/AcrR family transcriptional regulator: MTRKTTSGPIRDKERTKMKLLTAVGAILKKEGFTGLNVSRIATKANLHRKLIYEYFGGMENLVKEYLNSRDYWSVSLDQIDEIIEESKKDFGKQTAFSLLENQFDALMANEEMRKIINWGLSEDLKPLKELNKERERLGEELFSKITDDYFKDSEKNIRAIEGILIGGIYYLTLQAKMSGETMCGIDINTVEGRAEVKKTLKQIIEWAYS; encoded by the coding sequence ATGACCAGAAAGACTACCAGTGGCCCGATCAGGGATAAGGAAAGAACTAAAATGAAACTTTTGACCGCGGTTGGTGCAATCTTAAAGAAAGAAGGTTTTACAGGTTTAAATGTAAGCAGGATAGCGACAAAAGCAAATCTACACCGGAAACTCATTTACGAGTATTTTGGGGGCATGGAAAATCTTGTAAAGGAGTATCTGAACAGCAGGGATTACTGGAGTGTCAGCCTCGATCAGATTGATGAAATTATAGAAGAAAGTAAGAAAGACTTTGGAAAACAAACGGCCTTTTCTCTTTTGGAAAATCAGTTTGATGCATTAATGGCCAATGAAGAAATGCGTAAAATTATCAATTGGGGACTCAGTGAGGATCTGAAACCACTTAAAGAACTCAATAAGGAACGTGAACGGTTGGGCGAGGAACTATTCAGCAAGATCACCGATGATTATTTTAAAGATAGTGAGAAAAATATCCGGGCAATAGAAGGAATTCTGATTGGCGGTATCTATTACCTTACCCTTCAGGCCAAGATGAGCGGTGAAACAATGTGCGGCATTGACATCAATACAGTGGAAGGACGAGCAGAGGTAAAGAAGACCCTTAAACAGATCATTGAATGGGCTTACTCTTAA
- a CDS encoding PorP/SprF family type IX secretion system membrane protein: protein MKTIKYIMIAAGILLMSKTYAQLNPMGSTYFQNQYLANPAMAGIRQGWEVNVGYKVQWTAIEGAPTMQAVTADYGTVGKKIGLGINFYNENAGVILRTGIKGTYVYHLALNDNQSFLDFGISGGTMNEWIDYDKVNGDLGDLSLQQFNARRWYADGDFGIAYRNERLTVQGALPNLKRLLNRDLRRNTVDRALYMAAVSYKFITPNFTIEPKAVYRGVENYKDILDIGGGFTCFENKLMISSIYHSSHSVTAGIGTFYQNQLRILCLYTTDTADLRRYSNGEFEIALQYSLK from the coding sequence ATGAAAACGATAAAATATATTATGATCGCAGCAGGTATATTGCTGATGAGCAAAACTTATGCGCAGCTTAATCCAATGGGAAGCACGTATTTTCAAAACCAATATCTAGCAAATCCCGCCATGGCTGGTATACGACAGGGCTGGGAAGTAAATGTCGGCTACAAGGTTCAATGGACGGCAATTGAAGGTGCCCCTACCATGCAGGCGGTAACCGCTGACTATGGAACAGTCGGAAAGAAAATTGGACTTGGCATTAATTTTTACAATGAAAATGCAGGTGTTATCCTTCGAACCGGTATAAAAGGAACATACGTCTATCATTTAGCGTTAAATGACAATCAGAGTTTTTTGGATTTTGGAATTTCCGGTGGTACTATGAATGAATGGATCGATTATGACAAGGTTAATGGTGATCTAGGCGACCTAAGTCTCCAACAATTTAATGCCCGCCGATGGTATGCTGACGGAGATTTCGGGATAGCTTACAGGAACGAGCGGTTAACCGTGCAGGGAGCCTTACCTAATTTAAAACGTCTGTTAAACAGGGATCTCAGAAGAAATACCGTTGACCGCGCTTTGTATATGGCCGCAGTAAGTTATAAATTCATTACCCCAAATTTCACCATTGAACCCAAAGCGGTGTATCGTGGTGTTGAAAATTACAAAGACATTTTAGATATTGGCGGAGGATTTACCTGTTTTGAAAATAAATTGATGATCAGCTCCATATATCACAGTTCCCATTCTGTTACCGCCGGAATCGGCACATTCTATCAAAATCAACTTCGGATACTATGCCTTTATACAACAGATACCGCTGACCTTCGAAGATACAGCAATGGCGAATTTGAGATTGCGCTACAATATAGTCTCAAATAA
- a CDS encoding restriction endonuclease, with product MGHYSTLMIGKQEYSWKYDIPSYLSFLFEETDLYSEKTTDEEDYHKIGFRTNCKRALDKLDKLGFDWEMITEIYSFFYDQIKEDVYQNIYDELSEKFDKLTAVTLEKKVKSFYSKFPHFTREQELRDFVKFLLPLVEVSTGSKSMRVNSVDGKTYRITKERHSSIFNNFINEPGDFFYQKALVLPPWIQIIGNLFDPELLVEYTEIISVVKIKLLLEATDPEALVELQLEDMIDSEEEISDFHIDSANRLIGKIQLYNKFFNSIMNQEEVIKDAYFKKELLLLLDRIPLIKSSAEKGRALENLMEIVFSSIPGLEVIEKRVSTQDEEIDLQIKNGVAGTFWSSLTSPSFFVECKNWSGKVGATEVRDFETKMINHKKLVKFGFFISFNGFTKEVDNALKRASREDHHIVLIDSNDLYNLANSKNSTIEWLEKLIIKPH from the coding sequence ATGGGTCATTATTCTACTTTAATGATTGGTAAGCAGGAATATTCATGGAAATATGATATTCCCAGTTACCTATCTTTCTTATTTGAGGAAACAGATTTATATAGTGAGAAAACAACTGATGAAGAGGATTATCATAAAATTGGATTTAGAACAAACTGTAAGCGGGCTCTAGATAAGTTGGATAAATTAGGTTTCGATTGGGAAATGATTACAGAAATCTATTCTTTTTTCTACGACCAAATCAAAGAAGATGTTTATCAGAACATTTATGACGAGCTCTCGGAAAAATTTGATAAACTTACCGCGGTAACCCTTGAAAAGAAAGTGAAATCTTTCTATTCTAAATTTCCACACTTTACCCGTGAGCAGGAATTAAGGGATTTTGTGAAATTTTTATTACCATTAGTAGAGGTTTCAACCGGTTCGAAATCAATGAGAGTAAATTCCGTTGATGGCAAAACTTACCGTATTACGAAAGAAAGACATTCATCAATTTTTAATAATTTTATAAATGAGCCTGGAGATTTCTTTTATCAGAAAGCACTTGTTTTGCCTCCGTGGATTCAAATTATTGGAAACCTATTTGATCCTGAATTATTGGTAGAGTATACAGAGATTATCTCCGTCGTTAAAATCAAACTTTTACTGGAGGCAACAGATCCAGAAGCCTTAGTCGAGCTGCAATTGGAAGATATGATTGATAGCGAAGAAGAGATTTCAGACTTTCATATTGACTCCGCCAATAGGCTGATCGGCAAAATTCAACTTTACAATAAGTTTTTCAATTCCATTATGAATCAGGAAGAAGTCATAAAAGATGCTTATTTTAAGAAGGAATTATTGCTGCTTTTGGACAGAATTCCTCTAATTAAGAGCTCGGCAGAAAAAGGAAGAGCCCTAGAGAATTTAATGGAGATTGTGTTTTCGTCTATTCCGGGGTTAGAAGTTATAGAAAAGCGTGTGAGTACTCAAGACGAAGAAATTGATCTTCAAATTAAAAACGGTGTTGCCGGTACTTTCTGGAGTTCTCTGACAAGTCCCAGTTTCTTTGTCGAATGTAAAAATTGGAGCGGTAAAGTCGGTGCCACAGAAGTGCGTGATTTTGAAACTAAAATGATCAACCATAAAAAACTTGTTAAATTTGGTTTCTTTATTTCTTTTAATGGTTTTACTAAAGAAGTAGATAATGCTTTGAAAAGGGCATCTAGAGAGGATCATCATATTGTTTTAATTGATAGTAACGATCTTTATAATTTGGCGAATTCAAAAAACAGCACCATTGAATGGTTAGAAAAATTAATAATAAAACCTCACTAA
- the mobC gene encoding conjugal transfer protein MobC gives MQGEDDLRGLAKIVEFMRAVSILLVLMHSYWYCYEFFREQGWVLSIIDKILSNFQRTAGLFSHPLYTKIFTLVLLSLSCLGTKGVKNEKITWPKIYTALAAGFILFFLNTPLLHLSLNVAAFLYILTLGLGFILLLKAGVWMSRLLKNNLMDDVFNIENESFMQETRLMENEYSVNLPTKFYYNKKWHSGWVNVVNPFRATIVLGNPGSGKSYAIVNNYIKQHIEKGFSMYIYDFKFDDLSTIAYNHLLKHTDKYKVKPTFYVINFDDPRRSHRCNPINPSFMTDISDAYESAYTIMLNLNRSWIQKQGDFFVESPIILFAAIIWFLKIYQNGKYCTFPHAIELLNKKYADIFTVLTSYPDLENYLSPFMDAWQGGAQDQLQGQIASAKIPLSRMISPQLYWVMTGDDFTLDINNPKEPKILCVGNNPDRQNIYSAALGLYNSRIVKLINKKGQLKSSVIIDELPTIYFRGLDNLIATARSNKVAVCLGFQDYSQLNRDYGDKESKVIQNTVGNIFSGQAVGETAKSLSERFGKVLQKRQSLSINRNDKSTSISTQLDSLIPASKISTLTQGMFVGAVSDNFEERIDQKIFHSEIVVDNEKVTAETKAYQKIPQILSFENENGEDTMKATIEANYKQIKQDIVEIISDEMERIKNDPDLQHLIQ, from the coding sequence ATGCAAGGAGAAGATGATTTAAGAGGGCTCGCTAAAATAGTGGAGTTTATGCGTGCAGTAAGCATCCTTTTGGTACTTATGCACAGCTATTGGTACTGCTATGAGTTTTTCCGTGAGCAGGGATGGGTATTATCCATCATTGATAAAATTCTAAGCAATTTCCAGCGTACCGCAGGATTATTTTCACATCCCCTGTATACCAAGATTTTCACATTGGTACTCCTGTCCTTAAGCTGTTTGGGAACTAAAGGGGTAAAGAATGAGAAAATAACATGGCCCAAAATCTATACTGCGTTAGCGGCAGGCTTCATCCTGTTTTTCCTAAATACTCCGCTGCTACATCTTTCACTGAATGTTGCTGCATTCCTCTATATCCTTACGTTAGGCTTAGGGTTTATCCTACTACTAAAGGCCGGGGTTTGGATGAGCAGGCTGCTGAAAAACAATCTAATGGATGATGTTTTCAATATTGAAAACGAAAGCTTTATGCAGGAAACCAGGTTAATGGAAAACGAATACTCCGTTAATCTACCCACCAAGTTCTATTACAATAAGAAATGGCATAGCGGCTGGGTTAACGTAGTGAACCCCTTCAGGGCCACGATTGTGTTGGGCAATCCAGGCTCAGGAAAATCCTATGCCATTGTCAATAATTACATCAAGCAACACATCGAGAAAGGGTTCTCGATGTATATCTACGATTTCAAGTTCGACGATCTTTCAACCATTGCCTATAACCATCTTTTAAAACATACCGATAAGTACAAGGTAAAACCGACATTCTATGTCATTAATTTTGATGATCCCAGAAGAAGCCACCGCTGCAATCCCATCAATCCATCTTTCATGACAGATATTTCTGATGCTTATGAATCGGCTTATACCATCATGCTTAATTTAAACAGGAGCTGGATACAAAAGCAAGGCGATTTCTTTGTAGAATCTCCAATTATTCTTTTCGCTGCGATTATCTGGTTTTTGAAAATCTATCAGAATGGCAAATACTGCACCTTTCCACACGCTATAGAATTATTAAATAAGAAATATGCGGATATTTTTACCGTCCTGACCTCCTATCCTGATCTGGAAAATTACCTCTCCCCTTTTATGGATGCCTGGCAAGGTGGCGCACAGGATCAGCTGCAAGGCCAGATCGCCTCGGCTAAAATTCCACTTTCCAGAATGATCTCACCACAGCTATACTGGGTAATGACAGGAGATGATTTTACACTAGATATCAACAATCCCAAAGAACCCAAGATCCTTTGTGTAGGTAATAACCCGGACCGCCAAAATATCTATTCCGCCGCACTCGGTCTATACAATTCCAGGATTGTAAAGCTTATTAATAAAAAGGGACAGCTTAAAAGTTCCGTCATCATCGATGAGCTTCCGACCATTTATTTCCGAGGACTGGATAACCTGATCGCAACAGCAAGAAGTAATAAAGTGGCCGTTTGTCTCGGCTTCCAGGACTATTCGCAATTAAACCGCGATTATGGAGATAAGGAAAGTAAGGTTATCCAAAACACAGTAGGTAATATTTTCAGCGGGCAGGCAGTTGGAGAAACAGCCAAAAGTTTATCTGAGCGTTTTGGTAAAGTACTGCAAAAACGGCAAAGCCTGAGCATTAACCGAAATGATAAATCCACCTCCATTTCTACCCAATTGGATAGTTTAATACCTGCTTCTAAAATATCTACACTCACGCAAGGGATGTTTGTTGGTGCGGTATCCGACAATTTTGAGGAGCGGATTGACCAGAAAATATTTCACTCGGAAATCGTAGTGGATAATGAAAAAGTAACTGCAGAAACAAAAGCCTATCAGAAAATTCCACAGATCCTATCCTTTGAAAATGAGAACGGAGAGGATACCATGAAAGCAACCATCGAAGCCAATTACAAGCAGATTAAACAGGACATAGTAGAGATCATCTCCGATGAAATGGAAAGGATAAAAAATGATCCTGACCTACAGCACCTGATCCAATAG
- a CDS encoding gliding motility-associated C-terminal domain-containing protein — translation MTLRHIDNSYHSNAGILKKIPALFFVLLLFSSLAKAGDLYWIGGSGNWSDINHWSLSSGNTGGNLSPSIPQSGDHVIFDANSGFTLASKTVTINQTSVCNTITVSGSAVSPVFDGGILEIKASAYYQTGTTLNNQVYLTSSALGNTVAFNGGVTGSANFYFNGSGSWLVSGILINTGRIYFTKGSLDFGSSTITSGIFGESGCCGSVPFTITEPRSLHLGSSTLTLTSRNSQGAGSWVYSGANLNAGTSQINITQATDDGYGADFYGKNGHIYYNVSFTSAAIPMGYNRPSIAQGNMTFNKVTFASWGAISTSNVINQLVLANGGKYQTADQTINSITDNTPDCQSKWELTGYGTASTLASPNPITVTNAAITNIKTAGLGPFLANNSVDRGGNTGWVFTNTSKNLYWIGGGGNWTDPLHWTTKSDGTPISEGCLPTRNDNVFFNQFSGAISSASPVALNTIAECNNITWNGVTGIPAFNSSGASNTLNIYGSSIWQTGMLYQVAVTNYRSSNIGNTLTSNGVKIQGNTHFSGTGEWILNDEFSSPANDLNFTNGNLNTNHQALTLKNFSPLDKGIGVRTLTLGNSIITVNGNWAYISYGGPAITLNAGKSQINIVSKGVHFYYNSGLDYNNVAFTNTEGSSTLTSIAYSTTTPCTFNTLTFTGGGSINPAGNPTPLNITTLNLAASKKFMLGTNMEVKVDRLLITGPACAGLLEISSYLSRTRAKLNLIHPTTISKAKITDINASGAALSVTDGFDGGNNLNVSISPVTAHNFYWIGGSGNWSDPAHWSLNADGTSGSGNGCLPGSIDNVFFNRFSGINYTINLDIPASCNNMTWEEVVGNTPILKGLLENPLTIGGSLVLQTGMDFNVERVNFNGGNLTNTIATHGAKLYYSAANQSNKGVFFNNTSGKWLLSDPFSVKNFGVINGTFDTGSQTITAENYVSEYDPSGVNPILILGSSTLNISGYWDGGSIKKLDAGRSTINLTGEMPASNSSGGGVNNYEFRSASGLIFNNLHFKNTALPAKIFGYEATSGNTFNTVTFAGESSINGSNIFNILTLGTNKNSHLMACSTQTINQLISNSSCGSWDFDNNCMSSGTACSPTQKAVIKSTSDINLNHVRISGITVIGGANYKAAGVDMGNNTGWIFSNPTRQNLYWIGGSGDWTDPAHWSTNSDGTSSGGSCTPTRFDNVFFNQYSGESPIINSTGNAAFHDMTWKGVKGTPTIGGTLSCYGSMTLQSNLSHNGGIDFLSEEQGKTITTNGAVVGNNYDVNFSTAGSYTFTDDFTSNSRINFLKGTLNTNGKTVTALSFNGASAIEPRSLLLGASRIYLSYGSEGWSYTGDGLDAGTSHIYLSGSANEFKGKDGAVYHSITFDAAANQNNSLYGAISFSELIFASKNSTYQIEAGKTITVEKTLQMSGTNCATVQLRSTVAGSKAGICLKDSSAVFNFISIKDIDAACTPFVILPQSTNAGNNTGIIFQPNPGTGIGVLGTDITLCSNKLPIVLDGSAFMPGINSKVQWSNAGTGEMLGNRITQTITIGGTYRIKVEYGENCSVTDDIVIQSNPNADAGDIIAPSVNNCSGKKSMILTAALSLSSTIIHPVFTWYDDASQHNTLNTGAVIQVSTVTKRSYWVTVKGDNACESAVKEIEVTFENLPKPIVAVSQPTCTHATGSIDLTQKDGVTYCINDGTYSMNTHYDLTEGIYSITAQNAEGCTSEPVMITINPQPMLPTAAIRYSTNEFQAVGTTEVIHTGQTGGVYTASPAGLIIDAATGTLDLKHSVPDQLYQVTYSFTNGSCSSNISTTIRINSTPATINYPLLDYCATGTVNITQTGPKGGKYTASPSALKIDALTGSIDLSKSSAGHYIITYTYMDGSLESKTTAIIIINALPAITITSSAGTAISKGQSASLTATGGTSYAWIGPNIISGQNTGTIQIKPSTTATYTAIVTNSSGCTEVMDLLIEVTEISALIPNNVITPNGDGKNDTWIIRNIEQYPSNKVSIYDRAGRLVYSKTGYNNNWDGTWSGKQLNEDAYIYVIDMGNGLGLIRGTISIINNHH, via the coding sequence ATGACCTTACGACATATCGATAATTCGTATCATTCAAATGCAGGTATTTTAAAGAAAATACCTGCATTATTTTTCGTACTTCTCCTCTTTTCATCATTGGCAAAAGCAGGAGATCTCTACTGGATTGGCGGTTCCGGCAATTGGAGTGACATCAATCATTGGTCACTTTCATCAGGGAATACCGGTGGAAATTTATCTCCCAGTATTCCGCAGTCCGGTGATCATGTAATTTTTGATGCAAATTCCGGTTTTACTCTGGCCAGTAAAACGGTTACGATCAATCAGACTTCTGTTTGCAACACCATTACTGTGTCTGGCAGTGCTGTAAGCCCTGTATTTGATGGGGGCATCCTTGAAATCAAAGCAAGCGCCTACTACCAGACAGGAACCACGCTGAACAATCAAGTCTATTTGACTTCCTCTGCCCTTGGAAACACAGTTGCCTTTAATGGCGGGGTAACGGGATCAGCCAATTTTTATTTTAATGGCAGCGGTTCCTGGCTCGTTTCCGGTATACTGATTAATACCGGCAGGATCTATTTTACAAAGGGATCACTGGATTTTGGTTCCAGTACCATTACTTCCGGAATTTTCGGCGAATCGGGCTGCTGTGGTTCCGTCCCTTTTACCATTACAGAACCAAGAAGTCTACATTTAGGAAGCAGCACCCTTACCCTTACTTCCAGAAATTCTCAAGGCGCAGGTTCCTGGGTTTATTCAGGAGCCAACCTTAATGCCGGCACTTCACAAATCAATATAACACAGGCTACTGATGATGGTTATGGAGCAGACTTTTATGGAAAAAACGGACATATATATTATAATGTATCGTTTACCAGTGCGGCGATTCCGATGGGTTACAACAGGCCATCTATCGCACAGGGCAACATGACTTTTAATAAAGTTACCTTCGCTTCCTGGGGTGCTATTTCCACTTCAAATGTAATCAATCAGCTGGTGCTTGCTAATGGCGGAAAATACCAAACGGCTGACCAGACCATTAATTCCATAACCGATAATACCCCGGATTGTCAAAGCAAATGGGAGTTAACCGGATATGGAACCGCATCAACATTGGCAAGCCCGAATCCAATTACGGTAACGAACGCCGCGATTACCAATATTAAAACTGCGGGGCTTGGACCATTTTTAGCCAATAACAGTGTGGACAGGGGTGGGAATACAGGCTGGGTATTTACAAACACCTCTAAAAATCTATATTGGATTGGCGGCGGCGGTAACTGGACAGATCCCCTGCACTGGACAACCAAAAGCGATGGAACACCAATTTCAGAAGGATGTCTGCCGACAAGAAACGATAACGTATTTTTTAATCAATTTTCCGGTGCAATCTCTTCTGCTTCTCCGGTGGCTCTTAATACAATTGCTGAATGCAACAATATCACCTGGAATGGTGTTACTGGCATACCTGCATTCAATTCATCAGGCGCATCAAATACGCTGAATATTTATGGATCAAGCATTTGGCAGACGGGTATGCTTTATCAGGTTGCTGTTACCAATTACAGGAGTTCAAATATTGGAAATACCCTCACCTCCAACGGCGTAAAGATTCAGGGAAACACTCACTTTTCAGGTACAGGGGAATGGATTCTTAATGATGAATTTTCAAGTCCGGCCAATGATCTCAATTTTACGAATGGTAACTTAAATACCAACCACCAGGCGTTAACCCTCAAGAATTTTAGCCCATTAGATAAGGGCATAGGGGTACGCACATTAACGCTCGGAAATTCCATTATAACTGTTAACGGAAATTGGGCCTATATCAGTTATGGCGGTCCGGCTATCACTCTGAACGCAGGTAAAAGTCAGATCAATATAGTCTCAAAAGGAGTCCATTTTTATTATAATTCAGGGCTGGATTATAATAATGTAGCTTTTACCAATACAGAAGGAAGTTCAACGTTAACCTCAATAGCATACAGTACAACGACTCCATGCACCTTTAATACTTTAACTTTTACGGGTGGAGGTTCTATTAATCCCGCAGGTAACCCAACTCCATTAAACATCACCACACTAAATCTGGCGGCTTCCAAAAAATTTATGTTAGGAACAAATATGGAGGTTAAGGTTGATAGGCTGTTGATTACAGGGCCTGCGTGTGCAGGCCTGCTTGAGATCAGCTCCTACTTATCCCGTACAAGGGCAAAATTAAATCTCATACATCCTACAACAATTTCCAAAGCTAAAATAACGGATATTAATGCGTCCGGTGCTGCTTTAAGCGTTACCGATGGATTCGATGGTGGAAATAATTTAAATGTTTCAATCAGCCCTGTAACAGCACATAACTTCTATTGGATCGGCGGATCAGGTAATTGGAGTGATCCTGCCCATTGGTCATTGAACGCGGATGGTACCTCTGGTAGTGGTAACGGATGTTTACCCGGCAGTATTGACAATGTTTTCTTTAACCGGTTTTCAGGAATTAATTATACCATCAATCTTGACATCCCTGCCAGCTGTAATAACATGACCTGGGAAGAGGTCGTTGGAAATACCCCTATTTTAAAGGGTCTGCTTGAAAATCCGCTTACTATTGGAGGTTCACTCGTTTTACAGACCGGAATGGATTTCAATGTGGAGCGGGTCAATTTTAATGGTGGGAATCTTACTAATACCATCGCCACGCATGGCGCAAAATTGTATTATAGCGCAGCTAATCAATCAAACAAGGGCGTATTTTTTAATAATACCTCCGGAAAATGGCTTTTGTCAGATCCCTTTAGCGTAAAGAATTTCGGGGTAATCAATGGAACTTTTGATACAGGCAGCCAAACCATTACTGCTGAAAATTATGTATCCGAATATGACCCGTCAGGCGTAAACCCCATTTTAATTTTAGGATCATCAACCCTAAATATCAGTGGATATTGGGACGGCGGATCAATTAAAAAACTGGATGCAGGGAGAAGTACCATTAATCTAACAGGCGAAATGCCGGCTTCAAATTCATCAGGCGGAGGAGTGAACAATTACGAATTCAGATCAGCTTCCGGACTCATCTTTAATAATCTTCACTTTAAAAATACCGCATTACCTGCCAAAATATTTGGATACGAGGCCACCAGCGGTAATACCTTCAATACCGTAACTTTTGCAGGTGAATCCAGTATTAATGGATCAAACATTTTCAATATCCTTACCCTTGGAACGAATAAAAACAGCCATTTGATGGCGTGTTCTACGCAGACCATAAACCAGTTGATCAGTAATTCTTCCTGTGGAAGCTGGGATTTTGACAATAATTGCATGTCTTCCGGTACAGCCTGCTCTCCTACTCAAAAAGCAGTCATTAAGAGTACTTCAGATATTAATTTGAACCATGTAAGAATAAGTGGCATTACCGTTATCGGAGGAGCGAACTATAAAGCCGCAGGCGTGGACATGGGAAATAATACCGGCTGGATTTTTTCAAACCCTACGAGGCAAAATCTGTATTGGATCGGCGGCAGCGGAGACTGGACCGATCCTGCCCATTGGAGTACCAACAGCGATGGAACATCATCAGGCGGTTCTTGTACCCCTACCCGTTTTGATAATGTTTTCTTTAATCAGTATTCAGGAGAAAGTCCTATTATAAATAGTACCGGAAATGCGGCGTTCCACGATATGACCTGGAAGGGTGTAAAAGGTACACCGACAATTGGCGGAACATTATCCTGCTACGGTTCCATGACGCTTCAATCTAATCTATCACACAACGGAGGGATTGATTTCCTTTCTGAAGAACAGGGGAAAACGATCACCACCAATGGCGCTGTTGTCGGTAATAATTATGATGTTAATTTTTCAACTGCTGGAAGTTATACTTTTACCGATGACTTTACCTCCAATTCAAGGATCAATTTCTTAAAAGGAACACTCAACACGAACGGAAAGACTGTTACCGCTTTATCTTTTAACGGAGCTTCTGCCATTGAACCACGGTCTCTACTACTAGGCGCTTCCAGGATTTATTTAAGTTACGGCAGTGAAGGCTGGTCATATACAGGTGATGGTTTAGATGCCGGAACTAGCCACATTTACTTATCAGGATCTGCCAATGAGTTTAAAGGAAAAGACGGTGCCGTTTATCATTCCATAACCTTTGATGCAGCCGCGAATCAAAACAATTCTCTGTATGGTGCCATTTCTTTTAGTGAGTTAATTTTTGCTTCTAAAAATTCTACCTATCAAATTGAGGCAGGAAAAACCATTACCGTTGAAAAGACCCTGCAAATGAGCGGTACCAATTGCGCCACAGTACAGTTGCGATCTACTGTTGCAGGCAGCAAGGCGGGTATTTGTTTAAAAGACAGCAGTGCCGTCTTTAACTTTATATCCATAAAAGATATCGATGCAGCCTGCACCCCTTTTGTCATTTTACCACAAAGTACCAATGCAGGCAATAATACCGGTATTATTTTTCAACCTAATCCCGGAACAGGCATCGGTGTACTGGGTACGGATATAACACTTTGCAGCAACAAGCTTCCTATCGTTTTAGACGGCAGTGCCTTTATGCCGGGGATCAATTCGAAGGTTCAATGGAGCAATGCGGGCACAGGTGAGATGTTGGGAAATCGAATTACCCAAACCATTACAATAGGCGGAACATACCGCATAAAAGTGGAATATGGTGAAAACTGCTCGGTGACCGATGATATTGTGATCCAATCTAATCCAAATGCAGATGCAGGAGATATTATTGCACCAAGTGTAAATAATTGCAGTGGAAAAAAAAGCATGATTTTAACAGCAGCCTTATCCCTTTCCAGCACGATTATACATCCCGTTTTTACCTGGTATGATGATGCTTCGCAGCACAATACATTAAATACAGGTGCTGTCATTCAGGTGTCAACCGTTACCAAAAGATCGTATTGGGTAACGGTTAAAGGAGACAATGCCTGCGAGAGTGCTGTAAAAGAAATCGAAGTAACTTTTGAAAATCTTCCAAAACCCATAGTAGCCGTATCGCAACCCACCTGTACCCATGCGACAGGCAGCATTGATCTTACCCAAAAGGATGGAGTCACCTACTGTATTAATGATGGTACCTATTCGATGAACACCCACTATGACCTAACTGAAGGCATATATTCAATAACTGCTCAAAATGCGGAAGGATGTACAAGTGAACCGGTTATGATCACCATAAATCCACAACCAATGCTTCCCACAGCTGCCATTCGTTATAGTACGAATGAATTTCAGGCAGTTGGTACAACTGAGGTGATTCACACAGGTCAGACCGGAGGAGTTTACACAGCTTCCCCTGCGGGACTTATCATTGATGCTGCAACAGGAACCCTAGATTTGAAACATAGTGTACCAGACCAGCTATACCAGGTTACTTACAGCTTTACCAACGGATCTTGTTCTTCCAATATAAGTACCACAATAAGGATAAATTCAACACCGGCAACAATCAACTATCCCTTATTGGATTACTGTGCTACCGGTACCGTCAATATCACACAAACAGGACCAAAAGGTGGAAAATATACAGCCAGTCCATCTGCTCTAAAGATTGATGCACTAACTGGCAGCATTGATTTATCAAAGAGTTCAGCCGGGCACTATATTATTACGTATACGTATATGGATGGTTCTTTAGAATCCAAAACAACCGCGATAATTATCATTAATGCTCTACCCGCTATTACAATAACAAGCAGTGCTGGTACGGCAATTTCAAAAGGGCAAAGCGCTTCCCTGACTGCAACAGGAGGAACAAGCTATGCCTGGATCGGACCCAATATTATCAGCGGGCAGAATACAGGCACCATTCAGATCAAGCCTTCAACAACCGCAACCTATACCGCAATTGTAACCAATTCCAGTGGATGCACCGAGGTAATGGATCTGTTGATAGAAGTTACTGAAATAAGTGCTTTAATCCCCAATAATGTTATTACGCCTAATGGTGATGGGAAAAATGATACCTGGATCATTAGAAATATTGAGCAATATCCTAGTAACAAAGTAAGTATTTATGACCGTGCAGGACGCTTGGTGTACAGCAAAACTGGCTATAACAATAATTGGGATGGTACGTGGAGCGGAAAACAACTCAATGAAGATGCCTATATCTATGTGATAGACATGGGAAACGGTTTGGGCCTTATCAGGGGAACCATTTCCATTATCAATAATCACCATTAA